The DNA window TCCATTCCTGAGCATTTCCTCTCATAATGACGTGTCCGCCGCGACCTCCGTCACCTCCGTCCGGACCTCCTTTAGGAATATACTTTTCACGGCGAAGGTGTGCAGAACCTGCCCCTCCGTGCCCGCTTTTACAATGGATTTTTACGTAATCTACAAAGTTAGACATATAGTTTGTGTTGCGAGTTGCAAGCTATGGGATAAAATGTGAATTCCATAGTCCGAATCTCGATTATTTAATTTTCTCTACTTCAGCGAAAAGTTTTTGGGAAATTTCATTAATTTCACCTACACCGTTTACCTCTACATATTTCCCCTGTTGCTTATAAAGCTCGGCTACTTCTGCTGTTTTAGTATAATATTCTTTAATTCTGTTTTCGATGATCTCTACATTGCTGTCGTCTGATCTTCCGCTGGTTTCACCTCTTTTCAGAAGTCTTTCAACCAAAATTTTATCCTCCACGATCAAAGAAAGACAGATGTCTATCTCATCATTCAGTTCCTCTTTAACGATTTTTTCCAATGCTTCTGTCTGAGCAGTTGTTCTTGGATATCCGTCAAAAATAAACCCGTTGGTATCGGTAGGTTTTCTGATTTCGTCAATCAGCATATCTGTTGTTACCTGATCCGGAACCAATTCTCCCTTATCGATGTATGATTTAGCCAGTTTCCCAAGTTCAGTGTCATTTTTCATGTTGTATCTGAAAAGATCACCTGTTGAAACCTGTTTTAAATTGAATTTCTCGATTAGATTTTGAGCTTGTGTTCCTTTTCCACTTCCTGGAGGGCCGAACAGAACAATGTTTATCATAATGTTGATTCGCTTCCGGCATTTGGCATGCGCTTCCGGCACTTGGCTTTGGGCAACCTGCTTTCGCTTTTAGCTTTTTTTAGTTAATATTTTACTTTTTTAGATATTTATTTAAAAGCTAATAGCCAGAAGCTAGAAGCTAATAGCCGTTTTAGTGGTTGATTTGTCCGTCTTCCAATTGGTATAAATTAGGTAGGTTTCTTCCCAATTCATCATAATCCAATCCATAACCAAGAACAAACTTATTTGGAATTTCCTTTCCAATATAATCCAACTTGAAATCTTTTTGGTAAATCTCAGGTTTCAATAAGAAACTTGCCAGTTTTACAGATTTAGGACGTTGGGTTTCTTTGAAATATTTAAAAAGACTTTCCACCGTGTTTCCTGTATCAACGATATCCTCTACAAGAATAATGTGACGATCTTTTACCTCTTTAGTCAGTTCCATTTTCTGATATACAATCCCCGTAGATTCAGTTCCTACATAAGAACTCATTTGAATGAAAGCAATTTCGCATTCACCCGGGTAATATTTTAAAAGATCTGAGAAGAACATGATTACTCCATTCAAAACACCAATGAAAACAGGAACTTCATCCTTGTAATCTTCATAAATTCTTAACGCTGTCTCTTTTACAATTTCCTGAATTTCGGCATCCGTTAAATAAGGAACGAAATTTTTGTCGTGAACTCTAATGCTATCCATAAAATTTTTAGTAGGAGGCAAAGTTACGGATTTTTGATTTTTGAATAAAATCTTTTTGTGTTTAATCCCGGATTTGTACTATCTTTGTTCTTTCAAAACCCATAAATACAGACATGTAGGATATAATTTCTTTCAGATTCAATAGAACGGTAACCGACGAGTTACTGGTGTTTAACCATTATTAAGAAAGAAATCATGATTTTGCTACAAAATATATCCTTTGGGTTTCCGGGAGGAGATCTGCTATTTAATCATTACAATTTATCAATACAACCTCATACAAAATCCGCATTGGTAGGAAGCAACGGCGTGGGAAAATCTACGTTGCTGAAAATAATTGCTCATGAAATACAACCTTTAGAAGGCATTATCAATACGCAGGGCGAAATTTTCTATGTCCCTCAAATGTTCGGAAACTTTAATCATCTGACAATTGCAGAATGTCTGAGAATTGATCAGAAGCTTTTTGCACTGGAAAAAATAACCGATGGTGAAGTCGATGAAAAATATTTTGAAACCCTGAATGATGACTGGGATATTGAAGAACGATCTCAAAGTGTACTGCAATACTGGGGACTCGATAATTTTGAACTCATCCAAAAGCTGGATGGATTAAGCGGCGGCCAAAAGACAAAAGTTTTTCTGGCAGGTGTTCAGATTAATCAGCCTGATATTATTATTTTGGATGAACCGACCAATCATCTCGATTTGGAAGGACGAAAATTACTCTATGATCTTATTGAGAAAACGACATCCACAGTGATCGTGGTAAGTCACGACAGAGCTCTGTTGAATCTTATCGATACCATTTTTGAATTGAGTAACCAGGGAATCACTACCTATGGTGGTAATTATGATTTCTATGTGGAACAAAAAGAAGTAGAA is part of the Chryseobacterium lactis genome and encodes:
- a CDS encoding adenylate kinase, which translates into the protein MINIVLFGPPGSGKGTQAQNLIEKFNLKQVSTGDLFRYNMKNDTELGKLAKSYIDKGELVPDQVTTDMLIDEIRKPTDTNGFIFDGYPRTTAQTEALEKIVKEELNDEIDICLSLIVEDKILVERLLKRGETSGRSDDSNVEIIENRIKEYYTKTAEVAELYKQQGKYVEVNGVGEINEISQKLFAEVEKIK
- a CDS encoding phosphoribosyltransferase; translation: MDSIRVHDKNFVPYLTDAEIQEIVKETALRIYEDYKDEVPVFIGVLNGVIMFFSDLLKYYPGECEIAFIQMSSYVGTESTGIVYQKMELTKEVKDRHIILVEDIVDTGNTVESLFKYFKETQRPKSVKLASFLLKPEIYQKDFKLDYIGKEIPNKFVLGYGLDYDELGRNLPNLYQLEDGQINH